The following proteins are co-located in the Polyangia bacterium genome:
- a CDS encoding PilZ domain-containing protein, whose product MKHSRRVEPRVPYPEDVSLIRAGGGKRIVARGVNISASGVYVHCVEPCEIGSQVICAVLLDGGPRKLIGHIMRLEALPGMIGVAVAFCDLSGRDVAALRGYVGLHQIEAVEAKVHLLGMQSPVRCQAVYDGDTIRLSTALPFLRLDSEVGIHRESDPDDATTNGVLSRVTLEPTLSDGVPRLALDVDVTHVRRLSPDATNGARAQPKINFAAARPDRRSPAPLPKVVLSTTLQTETLAMTTGRPLIETPPQRHDTAEVPRPWHFKDWSHPPVIAEGARRRRRRRFGGKASRFFLPLESLTGLPFWASCVVALLFGFVTALIFR is encoded by the coding sequence ATGAAGCACTCGCGCAGAGTCGAGCCAAGGGTTCCGTACCCCGAGGACGTCTCGCTGATCCGGGCCGGTGGTGGCAAGCGCATCGTCGCCCGCGGCGTGAACATCAGCGCCAGCGGCGTCTACGTCCACTGCGTCGAGCCGTGCGAGATCGGGAGCCAGGTGATCTGCGCCGTGTTACTGGACGGCGGCCCGCGCAAGCTGATCGGCCACATCATGCGCCTCGAAGCTTTGCCCGGCATGATCGGCGTGGCCGTCGCCTTCTGTGACCTCAGCGGGCGCGACGTGGCCGCGCTGCGCGGTTACGTCGGCCTGCACCAGATCGAAGCGGTCGAAGCGAAGGTTCACCTCCTCGGCATGCAGAGTCCGGTGCGCTGTCAGGCCGTCTACGACGGCGACACCATCCGCCTGAGCACGGCCCTGCCGTTCCTGCGTCTCGATTCAGAAGTGGGCATTCACCGCGAAAGCGATCCCGACGACGCCACCACCAACGGCGTGCTCAGCCGCGTGACGCTGGAACCGACACTTTCCGACGGCGTGCCGCGCCTGGCGCTGGATGTGGACGTCACCCACGTGCGCCGCCTCTCGCCGGACGCAACCAACGGCGCGCGCGCCCAACCGAAAATCAACTTCGCCGCCGCGCGACCCGATCGCCGCAGTCCCGCGCCGCTGCCCAAGGTGGTGCTGTCGACGACCTTGCAGACCGAGACGCTGGCCATGACCACCGGCCGCCCGCTGATCGAAACGCCGCCCCAGCGCCACGACACGGCGGAGGTGCCGCGCCCCTGGCATTTCAAAGATTGGTCGCACCCGCCTGTGATCGCCGAGGGCGCGCGGCGCCGCCGGCGGCGGCGATTCGGAGGCAAGGCCAGTCGATTTTTCCTGCCGCTGGAATCACTGACCGGCCTGCCCTTCTGGGCGTCTTGCGTGGTCGCCTTGTTGTTCGGGTTTGTGACCGCGTTGATCTTTCGCTGA
- a CDS encoding ribonuclease HII — MPAPSLAEIKARHVTGGRPLPAALEELLRADGRPGALAILKAVATRRRKNRAEGQRLRSILRYENALWAAGCMRVAGIDEAGMSPLAGPVAAAAVIFPPGARIPGVDDSKRLDAAERDRLAPLIKQISVAWCVAFVEPEEIDRINIYHAGLLAMRRAVEGLSLSPEHLLIDARRLKDVALPQQGIIKGDQKSLSIAAASILAKTSRDARMAELDRLYPGYGFAKHKGYPVRAHFKALRRIGACAIHRRSFAAVREAVLRDGEH, encoded by the coding sequence GTGCCCGCGCCATCGCTTGCCGAGATCAAAGCCCGCCACGTGACCGGTGGCCGCCCGCTGCCGGCCGCGCTAGAAGAGCTGCTGCGCGCCGACGGCCGCCCCGGCGCGCTGGCCATCTTGAAAGCGGTGGCCACCCGCCGTCGAAAAAACCGCGCCGAGGGCCAGCGGCTGCGTTCGATCCTGCGCTATGAAAACGCGCTGTGGGCCGCTGGCTGCATGCGCGTGGCTGGCATCGACGAGGCCGGCATGAGTCCGCTGGCCGGCCCGGTGGCGGCCGCGGCGGTGATCTTCCCACCCGGCGCCCGCATCCCCGGCGTCGACGATTCCAAACGTCTGGACGCCGCCGAGCGCGATCGGCTGGCCCCGCTCATCAAACAGATCAGCGTCGCCTGGTGCGTGGCCTTCGTCGAGCCCGAGGAGATCGATCGCATCAACATCTATCACGCTGGCCTGCTGGCCATGCGGCGCGCAGTGGAAGGTCTGTCGCTGTCGCCGGAACACCTGCTGATCGACGCCCGACGCTTGAAGGATGTCGCCCTGCCCCAGCAGGGAATCATCAAAGGCGATCAGAAAAGTCTGTCCATCGCGGCGGCGTCCATCCTGGCCAAGACCTCCCGCGACGCCCGTATGGCCGAGCTTGATCGTCTGTATCCGGGATATGGCTTCGCCAAGCACAAAGGCTATCCGGTGCGGGCGCACTTCAAGGCGCTTCGCCGCATCGGCGCCTGCGCCATTCACCGGCGATCGTTCGCGGCCGTGCGGGAAGCAGTCCTGCGCGACGGCGAACACTGA
- a CDS encoding GGDEF domain-containing protein — MASAVDHREITQNNDSRSDRPTPLRRSEKSCLVVLAGSSFGEMYQVPVGRTVIGRGEGAGVRILDDGISREHAAIESDGVHAVLVDLKSTNGTFCNGLRVVRHELSDGDKIALGANTILKFTYQDELEAHFQKQLYESALRDGLTNSFNRRYFLDRLNGEMKFAKRHQTALALLFLDLDHFKKINDNYGHPAGDRVLADVSARIAAMLRTEDVFARYGGEEFAVVCRGIDLVGAEALATRILTAVREMRVEHAGRTILVTVSIGVAVDGTLPDVHALIAAADAAMYEAKRQGRDRLVSHRAGAAAR; from the coding sequence ATGGCGTCGGCGGTGGACCACCGCGAGATCACTCAGAACAACGATTCGCGTTCGGATCGGCCGACGCCGCTGCGTCGGAGCGAGAAGTCCTGCCTGGTGGTGCTGGCGGGCTCGAGCTTCGGGGAAATGTACCAAGTTCCGGTTGGCCGAACGGTGATCGGACGCGGCGAAGGCGCCGGGGTGCGCATCCTGGATGACGGCATCTCGCGCGAACACGCCGCCATCGAAAGCGATGGCGTCCACGCCGTGCTGGTCGATCTGAAGTCCACCAATGGCACCTTCTGCAATGGTCTGCGCGTGGTCCGCCACGAACTTTCGGACGGCGACAAGATCGCGCTCGGCGCCAACACCATCCTGAAGTTCACCTATCAGGACGAGCTGGAAGCCCACTTTCAAAAGCAGCTTTATGAATCGGCCCTGCGCGACGGCCTGACCAACAGCTTCAACCGCCGCTATTTTCTCGATCGATTGAACGGCGAGATGAAATTCGCCAAGCGGCACCAGACGGCGCTGGCCTTGCTGTTTCTGGATCTCGACCACTTCAAGAAGATCAACGACAACTACGGCCATCCGGCCGGCGACCGCGTGCTGGCCGACGTCTCGGCGCGCATCGCCGCCATGCTACGCACGGAAGATGTCTTCGCCCGTTACGGCGGCGAAGAGTTCGCGGTCGTCTGTCGCGGCATCGATCTGGTGGGCGCCGAGGCGCTGGCCACCCGCATCCTGACCGCCGTCCGCGAGATGCGCGTTGAACACGCCGGTCGCACCATCCTGGTGACGGTCAGCATCGGCGTGGCCGTCGACGGCACGCTGCCCGACGTGCACGCCTTGATCGCCGCGGCGGACGCGGCGATGTACGAGGCCAAACGGCAGGGGCGTGACCGTTTGGTCTCTCACCGGGCGGGCGCGGCCGCGCGCTGA
- a CDS encoding PilZ domain-containing protein, producing MNKLVPNVSLRVGQDIRLAVEDALTYGELQGSILQLGKKQLMLAFPNYRELPGVMVGASAVLSVWDDLGLHQGKSRMLVVTTQPYPGAIIERPRAFVTRQKRGYFRVATSLAITFVPATAAAAGSPSPAVTDDISAGGVRFHTSAALEVGAELRLGVDFPRADVATSHELVAVDGRVVRVTSVQVDEEAQFTVSCQFQNVRQNERDRLVKLLLDLQRRAR from the coding sequence ATGAATAAATTGGTGCCGAACGTCAGCCTTCGGGTCGGCCAGGACATTCGCCTGGCGGTGGAGGACGCGCTGACCTACGGGGAGCTGCAGGGATCAATTCTGCAGCTCGGTAAAAAGCAGCTCATGCTGGCTTTCCCGAACTATCGCGAGCTGCCGGGAGTGATGGTGGGCGCCAGCGCCGTGCTGAGCGTCTGGGACGATCTCGGCCTGCACCAGGGAAAGTCGCGCATGCTGGTGGTGACCACGCAGCCCTACCCGGGCGCGATCATCGAACGGCCGCGCGCATTCGTTACCCGCCAGAAGCGCGGCTATTTTCGGGTGGCCACCAGCTTGGCCATCACCTTCGTGCCGGCGACGGCGGCCGCAGCGGGGTCGCCGTCGCCGGCGGTGACCGACGACATCAGCGCGGGCGGCGTTCGGTTTCACACCAGCGCGGCGCTGGAGGTGGGTGCCGAGCTGCGCCTGGGCGTGGATTTTCCGCGCGCCGACGTGGCCACCAGTCACGAGCTGGTGGCGGTGGATGGGCGGGTGGTGCGCGTGACCTCCGTGCAGGTGGATGAAGAGGCGCAGTTCACGGTGAGCTGCCAGTTCCAAAATGTCCGGCAAAACGAGCGCGATCGCCTGGTGAAGCTGCTTCTGGATCTGCAGCGACGCGCGCGCTGA
- a CDS encoding ATP-grasp domain-containing protein → MGYQSDGCAMKKTRVTVLFDVDGEPPAQQDFKKQLESADEAEFDVARALIQGGHQVRMLGFRDNLDQLSAGLRAEPCDVVFNLAERFRDESALDYTVAAVLEMLGLAYTGASSEGLMLARDKALTKKVLAYQGVRIPHFMVCPLGAEVARPSDLRFPLIVKPLDEDASVGISQASVVRDDNALKERVTFIHDRFHTDAIVEEFIAGRELYIGVIGNDPPVALPPIEMVFGNEPNVESRIATFKAKWSVKYRESRGIQNKIAEDLSKDVRARLAEVALRTYQAAGLRDYGRIDVRLAHDDEIYVVEANPNPYLADGEDLAWAAEEGGHAYPEFIEQIAEWALTRAKKAAKPI, encoded by the coding sequence ATGGGCTATCAAAGTGATGGCTGCGCGATGAAGAAGACGCGGGTGACGGTTCTCTTCGACGTAGACGGTGAGCCGCCGGCCCAGCAGGATTTCAAAAAGCAGCTCGAGTCCGCTGACGAGGCCGAGTTCGACGTGGCCCGCGCGCTGATCCAGGGCGGTCACCAGGTGCGCATGCTGGGCTTTCGCGACAACCTGGATCAGCTGTCCGCGGGCCTGCGCGCTGAACCGTGCGACGTGGTCTTCAATCTGGCCGAACGGTTTCGCGACGAATCGGCGCTGGATTACACGGTGGCGGCGGTGCTGGAGATGCTGGGTCTAGCCTACACCGGCGCCTCGTCGGAAGGATTGATGCTGGCCCGGGACAAGGCGCTCACCAAGAAGGTGCTGGCCTATCAAGGCGTGCGCATCCCGCACTTCATGGTGTGCCCGCTGGGCGCCGAGGTGGCGCGGCCCAGCGACCTGCGGTTCCCGTTGATCGTCAAGCCGCTGGACGAAGACGCCTCGGTGGGGATCTCGCAGGCGTCGGTGGTGCGCGACGACAACGCGCTGAAGGAACGGGTGACCTTCATCCACGATCGTTTTCACACCGACGCCATCGTCGAAGAGTTCATCGCCGGGCGCGAGCTTTACATCGGCGTCATCGGCAACGACCCGCCCGTCGCCTTGCCGCCCATCGAGATGGTGTTCGGCAACGAACCGAACGTCGAGAGCCGCATCGCCACCTTCAAGGCAAAGTGGAGCGTGAAGTACCGCGAGAGCCGCGGCATCCAGAACAAGATCGCCGAGGACCTGTCGAAAGACGTGCGCGCCCGCCTGGCCGAGGTGGCGCTGCGCACGTACCAGGCGGCCGGGTTGCGCGACTACGGCCGCATCGATGTTCGTCTGGCCCACGACGACGAAATCTACGTGGTGGAGGCCAATCCCAATCCGTATCTGGCCGACGGCGAAGACCTGGCCTGGGCCGCCGAGGAAGGCGGCCACGCCTATCCTGAATTCATCGAACAGATCGCCGAGTGGGCCCTGACCCGCGCCAAAAAGGCCGCCAAGCCGATCTAG